The DNA segment TATATaagtatttttcatttttcattttccttttagttttttaattaattaatagaaaataacattaaatatagaaaatgagtatttagtgaaaatttaaTGCTAAAAGTATAAAATCTTGGAACCtaaggaccaaattgaaacaaaactcaattcTCAAATATAaacttataatattttaaaacctatggactaaataaaaacaaactaaaAATTGAATGACTAAAGTAACACTTTGCCACCTAACTACCAAATGAAATCTCAACCCAAAACTTAACgacaaaattaatattattttcaacTTTAGATTAATATCAGGGGGTGTTTAGGAGAGTTGAGTTATATTACAATTAAAAATTTGTGTTTGGATGTAGAACTgtaaaatggaaaaggaaaTTTCTCGATAGATATATAAATtaggaaaattaattatttaggccACATTTGATAAccgttttgtttttttgtttttgaagatTAAGCTTTTTTCCTCCTCAATTCTTATAatatttgcatatttcttaagttcaatagttgaattcttagccatttaaaaaaaaaaaaaaatcaaaagctacttttttaagTACAGTTGATAAAAATTAGATAACAgataagaaatttgaaggtgtaagtagtatttataggcttaattttcaaaaacaaaaaataaaaaaccaaaaactaaaaactaaaactcgtttggtaaccatttgattttttttatttttgtttttgaaaattatgtttatatCATCTAcgtttcttacaatgatttgtaatAAAGTATAATGGTttaattcttagcaaaatttcaaaaataaaaataatttttttaaataacttttataattttcaaaatttgacttgatttgtTAAATCgtcaataaaaaatagataacaaaacaaggaattcgacgataaaaatatatagatttaattttcaaaaaataaaaacgaaaCAAAGTGATTAATAAACGTGGCTTAAACTCTAACCATTATCAAAGAGGCGTTAACTTTAAAAGTTGAGAAGGCGGTCGGAATGTTCTGGACTAAAGACATCAGCATTACACATCAGAAGAAAAGCAACGTTGCGACGTTACGTCCAAAGCCTTTATCCACTTTCAAACTATTTCATTTCCAAAACCCTAAACCATATTTCACTCAATCTTCGGTGAAATCTTCCCGATGGGTCTCCTCTCATGGTGGAAAGGCCAATCTCCGCCATCGGACTCCAATTCCAAGCCACCGCCTCCTCAGAAGAATGTCTCTCAAcctgccgaagtccccggcctGAATGGCGCCGTCGAAGTTCCCCGACCGGCTGCCACTGTGACGGTCTTTGAGTTCGGCTCCGTTTCCTCTTCCTCCGACAAGGTCACTCTCGCCGGTTACTGCCCCGTCTCCGATGACCTCGAGCCCTGCCGTTGGGAGATTCTGCCGGCAAGCGGCTCCGATGCGCCTCTTTTTCGCGTTGTCTTCTGAGGATGCTTGAGAATGTAAGTAGAATTAAAGTCTATAAACGCTTATTCTAGCAGAGCAAGCTTTGTGAATTACCATTTCTTTGAGGAGACCTGATTTTTCCTTCGCATATAATTGACTTTTGTGAGTTATCTTCGGAAACTGTTGAATCTTcttgcttctttctttttcttcgtGGATTTGTTTGCCATTTGCTGCTCTTTGCAATCCGTAATCGTGTTTTGATAATAGAAAAAGGAAACTACTGCATTGCATGTGTTAGTAGTAGAATTGCTTAGTTCATCATTTGAGTTAGAGATTTGGAGCAACCAAGGCTTTATCCACATTCCTTAATTTAGGGCAGGTTTAGCGTTCTGGCATGCTTGGAttagtgattttgaaatggtttAAATCAATTTTGTCATAGTCAAACTCACTTCAAAACATgtcattcaaaatgaatttaatgTTTGGTCTTTGAAACATGGCTTTTTTTAGTACAAGAAGCGAGAGTGAGGAATTAAACCTCTAACTTGAAGAGAATGAGTATGTTTAGTGCTTTGATTGCTTTTGCCAAGTTGTGGACTGTACTTAAATTACAGGTCTATGGCCAGCCACCAGATTATGCCTCAGTGGACTGTTGGTTTTATTGGCGACAAGTTTAGTATTCAAGAGAGTTCTAGTAATTTGCGGCGCTTTACATAGTGTATGAATAATTTAAATACTCGTgcatattaaaagaaaaaaagaagtttacaaattacaatggATAAAATATTGATGATTCCAGTGTATGATGGTAATGGAATGCGGATGAGAGATTGAAAGATCCTTGTTTAAGAAAACCAAATTTTACTGTGCTCAATGAAATCTTTCCTGGCTTGGTAATTTCACAATGACTGCTTGTTTAGTGATTTTTTTCCTTACCTATTCTGTGAGAAGAACCCTCTTCCGTTGTACGATGTCTCTAGAGTGAAGTCCATTTTTGTTTTGACATTAAGTTATGTTTGTGTAACCCATCAAGCCAGGATTTAGACCAAGTTTCGAAATTTAGATTTAGCACCGGATATTTCTGGCATTTTCTTGCATCCCTTGTATCTGGATTCGGGCCATGCTACCTACTTGTTTTAATTTGCTTCTAAGAGAATAATATGCCTACAAACTGCCACAGGTGTTGTCAACTTTATAATTTCTATGGTCAAGACACAGAAAAAGTAGGTGTACTTTGGTTGGTATATATAGTAATTATAAATTCTTTTAAGCATTTATTAACTATACTTTTGTTTAGATGTGATCTCTGTTCATTAACGTATTCCTCTAACATGGCATATATGGATAACATCAAAGTCGCTCATGTCTAATACTATTAATGTTGCAGCTATCAGGCGATCTGACACTAACACCTAGCAGGTTTCACTTTCTCATTAACTTGGAGTGGCCATAGACGAACTATAGTTTAATGACTATTACTCtaacttattttgagttatgaacgCTGCACTGATAAAAGAGTGAGTAGACATTGAATCAAATAACACCCTAGTAGAGCTTCTAAGATTAGGTAGTGTATTTGTCACCACTACACTAGAGTTGTCAGTTTCTTGCTGGGTGGTAGCAAATACTTTTCCTTGTTGATGGATTTGACTTGCTGTCCTAGTTTGCCTAGAATTCAAGGGTTGCTTCCGTCTATCCTTGGTAACATTCCCAACAAAATTCTCTGTCATATGCCTTTTCTGGCCCCATCTAAAGCATGCACCAGTTTGTGCCAAGCATCGACTCTAGTGGCATCGTCCACATGAGCTGCACATTAGCTTATCGTCACCAGTGCCTTCTTGTCTGGAGGGTTGCTGCTTTCTGCCCACGAGTTGGTCGTGGCATTTTTTGAGTAATATTGATCCAAAGGGCTCTTGGGGCTCATTATGCATTATGTTATCTATAGAACGTTTGTCTTCTTGGTGTCAATGTCTACTAACTTTGGGAAAAGCGAGGAAGTTTTTTGAACTATTTTGTTCGCATCCATGGATTTGTCGCTTTGTTGGAGATGCTTGAAACTACCGAGCTATAGTAGTGAAATACTTCCTGTAGAATGCTTATCTGAATTGCGCCAAGTGACTGGTTCATTACGAAATGGCGATGTATCTCTTTGCTAACTcgtacccaaaaaaaaaaaaatgtgcatCATCTCAAATCATGAATATTGCACACCGCACCTTCTGATCATCTTGATAGTTCATGTGGTGTAAGTGATCTCGATGAATGACAACCACAGCTACTAATGGGTCCCTGGACAACCATTCAAAAGGGTGAGGGTTTCATTTCTTGAAATCCTTTACCTTGCTTCAGGCGTTAAGCTTCTATTGTCCTGAGCCAACTGGGCCATTTGTCCAGCAATGGTCCTTTGGACAAGGTATTGTAGAGTTTCATTAGTAAAAAGATGTGGGCAAGGATTAAAATATCGATATTTAGATCAACGGACTTACATACTCTT comes from the Benincasa hispida cultivar B227 chromosome 5, ASM972705v1, whole genome shotgun sequence genome and includes:
- the LOC120077159 gene encoding uncharacterized protein LOC120077159 encodes the protein MGLLSWWKGQSPPSDSNSKPPPPQKNVSQPAEVPGLNGAVEVPRPAATVTVFEFGSVSSSSDKVTLAGYCPVSDDLEPCRWEILPASGSDAPLFRVVF